The Brassica oleracea var. oleracea cultivar TO1000 chromosome C6, BOL, whole genome shotgun sequence genome includes a region encoding these proteins:
- the LOC106299513 gene encoding chaperone protein dnaJ 8, chloroplastic — MIRSFRFRAPTNHPGSSIKTDHSHRLTRFPTRCSSPDLSHYRVLGLTPFASQAEVKRAFKRLALKYHPDVQKGQEKDFKEIISAYECLMQKFENQEEEEVEELTELDETDEWEEWMGFEGGIPSSVYTSF; from the exons ATGATACGTAGCTTCCGGTTTAGAGCTCCGACGAACCATCCCGGTTCCTCCATCAAAACCGACCACAGCCACCGGTTAACCAGGTTTCCGACGAGATGCTCGTCACCAGATCTCAGCCATTACAGGGTTCTTGGTTTAACTCCTTTTGCATCTCAAGCCGAAGTCAAGCGAGCCTTCAAACGTCTCGCTCTTAAG TACCATCCAGATGTGCAAAAGGGACAGGAAAAGGATTTCAAGGAGATCATATCAGCTTACGAG TGTTTGATGCAAAAGTTTGAGAATCAAGAAGAAGAAGAAGTAGAGGAGCTAACAGAATTGGATGAAACCGACGAGTGGGAGGAATGGATGGGCTTCGAAGGTGGGATACCATCAAGCGTGTACACTTCTTTTTAG
- the LOC106299523 gene encoding protein NRT1/ PTR FAMILY 5.11-like, which produces MALAGDELGNTLLPGKPAVRCSPGGWKSARLIIFVEMAEQFAFYGISSNLITYLTGPLGESTAAAAVNINAWSGTVSFLPLLWGFVADSFLGRFRTIIIASLLYILGLGLLSFSAMVPSPSQDSNQLQVTLFFVSLYLIALGEGGYTPCLKVFGADQFVGNDLEKSKAKSSFFNWLVFGSCVSILLTRLVSNYIQENLSWSLGFGIPGASMLLALVLFLLGTKTYRFTTERGGNKNPFARIIHVYMEAIKNRRQPDLDLANPNETLLLLAHQGSKQFRFLDRAAISCDLAEIEKAKAVLKLVPIWMSCLVYAVVCSQPYTFFTKQGSIMNRSVSPGFLVPAATLQCVTSIIMLAFIPIYDRLLVPIARSLTQNHLGITMLQRIGTGIFLSILAMVVAALVETKRLQTAQDDVQMSVWWLAPQYAIYGISYVFTLIGLHEFFYDQVPSELRSIGMALNASIYGVGHFLSSFMISVIDKVTRQSCQTSWFDNDLNKAHLDYFYWLLAFVSSICFASYLWFAKSYVYNRPTTF; this is translated from the exons ATGGCGTTAGCCGGAGATGAGCTCGGAAATACTCTTCTTCCGGGAAAGCCAGCCGTGAGATGCTCCCCTGGAGGATGGAAGTCGGCGAGGCTCATCATCT TTGTAGAAATGGCGGAGCAGTTCGCCTTTTACGGGATATCTTCGAACCTCATAACGTACCTGACAGGACCATTGGGAGAGTCAACGGCTGCAGCTGCGGTAAATATCAACGCCTGGAGTGGAACGGTGTCGTTTCTGCCACTTCTCTGGGGCTTCGTGGCTGACTCGTTTCTCGGACGTTTCCGTACCATCATCATTGCATCTTTACTATATATCTTG GGACTTGGGTTGCTGTCTTTTTCAGCCATGGTTCCTTCTCCGTCACAAGATTCGAATCAACTCCAAGTGACTCTCTTCTTCGTCTCTCTGTATCTAATAGCCTTAGGTGAAGGAGGTTACACCCCTTGTCTTAAGGTATTTGGAGCTGATCAGTTCGTTGGAAATGACCTAGAAAAGTCGAAAGCCAAGAGTTCTTTCTTTAACTGGTTGGTGTTTGGAAGCTGTGTTAGCATATTGTTGACTCGTTTGGTCTCTAACTACATCCAAGAGAATTTAAGTTGGTCCTTAGGGTTTGGTATTCCAGGTGCTTCCATGCTACTTGCTCTGGTTCTTTTCCTCCTTGGGACAAAGACTTACCGCTTTACTACTGAAAGAGGAGGAAATAAAAACCCTTTTGCTAGAATCATTCACGTTTACATGGAAGCCATAAAGAACAGAAGACAACCAGATTTAGATTTAGCTAACCCGAACGAAACCCTTCTTCTCCTAGCTCACCAAGGTTCCAAGCAATTCAG ATTCCTTGACAGAGCAGCGATTTCATGTGATTTGGCAGAAATTGAAAAAGCAAAAGCAGTGCTTAAGCTTGTTCCCATCTGGATGAGTTGCTTGGTTTATGCTGTTGTATGTTCACAACCCTATACTTTCTTCACAAAGCAGGGATCCATAATGAACAGGTCAGTCTCACCAGGATTCTTAGTGCCTGCTGCTACGCTCCAATGCGTCACAAGCATAATAATGCTTGCTTTCATCCCAATCTACGACCGTCTACTCGTCCCAATCGCAAGATCTCTTACTCAAAACCATTTAGGAATCACAATGCTTCAGAGGATTGGCACAGGCATCTTTCTCTCCATTCTTGCTATGGTGGTTGCCGCTTTGGTCGAGACCAAAAGGCTCCAAACCGCTCAAGATGATGTCCAGATGAGTGTGTGGTGGTTGGCTCCACAGTATGCTATATACGGTATATCGTACGTGTTCACATTGATCGGTTTGCATGAGTTCTTCTACGACCAAGTCCCTAGTGAGCTTAGGAGCATTGGTATGGCTCTGAATGCAAGCATATACGGGGTCGGCCATTTCCTAAGCAGCTTCATGATATCAGTCATCGACAAAGTTACAAGGCAATCTTGTCAAACGAGCTGGTTCGACAACGACCTGAACAAGGCTCATTTAGATTACTTCTACTGGCTACTCGCTTTTGTCAGCTCTATTTGTTTTGCCTCATACTTGTGGTTCGCCAAGTCCTATGTCTACAATAGGCCAACCACATTCTAA
- the LOC106296562 gene encoding threonylcarbamoyladenosine tRNA methylthiotransferase produces the protein MEDIEDMFAGGAGGAPPGFRLPLNAVGVNPKRNTSKRSISKQKDEVTDSNRDSLAPPSMKIPGTQTIYIKTFGCSHNQSDSEYMAGQLTAFGYGLTEVPEEADLWLINTCTVKSPSQSAMSTLITRGRSGKKPLVIAGCVPQGSRDLKELEGVSVVGVQQIDRVVEIVEETLKGHEVRLLNRKTLPSLDLPKVRRNNFIEILPVNVGCLGACTYCKTKHARGHLGSYTVESLVERVRTVISEGVKEIWLSSEDTGAYGRDIGVNLPILLNAIVKELPSDQSTMLRIGMTNPPFMLEHLKEIAAVLRHPCVYTFLHVPVQSGSDAVLTAMNREYTSGEFRTVVDTLTELVPGMQIATDIICGFPGETDEDFSQTVGLIKDYKFAQVHISQFYPRPGTPAAKMKKVQSKIVKQRSRELTCVFEAFAPYTGMEGKEERIWITEIATDGVHLVGHTKGYIQVLVSGPESMLGTSAIARITSVGRWSVFGEVIETLASTNVVTQVREETKPACTSDVSTCETCACFAESCCGEGKSGEACNISGDITGQDHKTGEKSMTKEEEKQEVVSHWGLVDKALVCGVFVSSLTILVLIISIASRVLLRQ, from the exons ATGGAGGATATCGAGGATATGTTCGCCGGAGGAGCTGGCGGTGCACCGCCGGGGTTCCGATTACCGTTAAACGCCGTCGGAGTTAATCCGAAGAGGAATACGAGTAAACGTAGCATCTCGAAGCAGAAGGATGAAGTTACTGATTCGAATCGCGATTCGCTTGCTCCGCCATCGATGAAGATCCCAGGAACTCAG ACGATTTACATCAAGACGTTTGGTTGTTCACATAATCAG AGTGATAGTGAGTATATGGCTGGGCAGCTTACGGCATTTGGCTACGGGTTAACAGAAGTACCAGAGGAGGCTGATCTGTGGCTCATTAACAC TTGTACTGTGAAGTCCCCGAGCCAGTCTGCGATGTCTACTCTGATAACAAGGGGTAGAAGTGGGAAAAAGCCTCTTGTGATAGCCGGATGTGTTCCTCAGGGAAGCCGTGACCTTAAAGAACTCGAAGGCGTTAGTGTGGTTGGAGTGCAACAGATTGATCGTGTTGTTGAGATTGTTGAAGAGACTCTTAAGGGTCATGAAGTGAGGCTGCTGAATCGGAAGACTTTGCCTTCGCTTGATCTCCCAAAG GTGCGGAGGAACAATTTTATCGAAATCCTTCCCGTCAACGTTGGCTGTTTGGGTGCCTGTACTTACTGCAAGACCAAGCATGCCCGTGGTCACTTAGGAAGCTACACAGTCGAGAGCCTT GTGGAGCGGGTGAGAACTGTAATCTCTGAAGGAGTCAAGGAAATTTGGTTGAGCAGCGAGGACACTGGAGCCTATG GTCGTGACATAGGAGTTAATCTTCCAATTCTGCTTAATGCCATTGTTAAGGAGCTTCCTTCTGATCAAAGCACAATGCTAAGGATTGGGATGACTAATCCTCCCTTTATGCTCGAGCATTTGAAAGAAATAGCAGCTGTTTTACGTCACCCATGTGTCTACACATTTCTTCACGTCCCTGTGCAATCTGGCAGTGATGCTGTGTTGACG GCCATGAACAGGGAATATACATCGGGTGAGTTCAGGACCGTGGTAGACACCTTAACAGAACTTGTGCCGGGGATGCAAATTGCTACTGACATAATATGCGGATTCCCTG GGGAAACCGATGAAGACTTTTCTCAAACTGTTGGGCTTATCAAGGATTATAAGTTTGCTCAAGTTCATATATCTCAGTTTTACCCCAGACCAG GGACCCCAGCAGCAAAGATGAAGAAGGTACAAAGTAAGATAGTAAAGCAACGAAGCCGTGAGCTAACTTGTGTCTTTGAGGCTTTTGCACCTTACACCGGAATGGAGGGCAAAGAAGAGAGAATATGGATAACCGAAATAGCTACCGACGGTGTCCACTTG GTTGGGCATACCAAAGGATACATTCAGGTCTTAGTTAGTGGACCAGAAAGTATGCTTGGGACTTCAGCGATAGCGAGGATAACATCAGTAGGGAGATGGTCAGTGTTCGGGGAGGTGATTGAGACACTAGCCTCTACAAATGTAGTAACACAAGTCCGAGAGGAGACAAAGCCGGCATGTACCTCTGATGTCAGTACTTGTGAGACTTGCGCATGCTTTGCTGAGAGCTGTTGTGGAGAAGGGAAATCAGGAGAGGCCTGTAACATTTCTGGAGATATCACAGGACAGGATCACAAAACAGGAGAAAAGTCAATGACAAAAGAGGAAGAGAAGCAAGAAGTGGTATCGCATTGGGGTTTGGTTGACAAGGCACTTGTGTGTGGAGTGTTCGTAAGCTCGCTCACAATTCTTGTTTTGATTATTAGCATCGCATCTAGAGTTTTGCTGCGTCAATGA